One Polypterus senegalus isolate Bchr_013 chromosome 10, ASM1683550v1, whole genome shotgun sequence DNA segment encodes these proteins:
- the LOC120536384 gene encoding natural cytotoxicity triggering receptor 3 ligand 1-like, whose translation MSWIKTGLMAVYLTGVFLSLADDLFLTPKSATRLIGQRLELNCSVNKEKNCKRARFFWRHRRIHLNSNEDAETDIRGKGRFSISTESLSSSLVITDLKVTDSGYFNCSVMCGTIKMEFIWKSSQVEVRAVPKLDLHYQTSSENPNILHLICSAVGFYPPNITLSWDHSLHEVTHPILPDVPTLLQDGTYNISSILHVKTSLWISGEEIGCVVNHSSLTRPLRKNITRGGTRNWHWYLLFPFITVPFLICTCLLVKIWRALHERGP comes from the exons ATGTCGTGGATAAAAACAGGACTGATGGCAGTATATCTGACTG GTGTCTTCTTGAGTTTAGCTGACGATCTCTTCCTCACCCCCAAGTCGGCCACTCGACTGATCGGACAGCGACTTGAATTAAACTGTAgcgtaaataaagagaaaaactgcAAACGTGCCCGGTTCTTCTGGCGGCACAGACGCATTCATTTAAACAGCAATGAAGACGCGGAAACGGATATTCGAGGTAAAGGACGGTTTTCAATCAGCACTGAGTCGCTATCGAGCTCTCTGGTCATCACGGACTTGAAGGTTACAGATTCTGGTTACTTCAACTGTTCTGTGATGTGTGGGACGATTAAAATGGAGTTTATATGGAAGAGCTCACAAGTGGAGGTGAGAG CTGTCCCCAAACTGGACCTCCATTACCAGACATCAAGTGAAAACCCCAACATCCTCCACCTGATCTGCAGTGCTGTGGGCTTCTACCCTCCAAATATAACCCTGTCTTGGGACCACTCTCTTCATGAAGTGACCCACCCTattctgccagacgttcccacaCTCCTTCAGGATGGCACCTACAACATCAGCTCTATTCTGCATGTCAAGACCTCTCTGTGGATCTCAGGGGAAGAAATTGGGTGTGTGGTGAACCACAGCTCTCTGACACGGCCACTGAGGAAGAATATCACgcgaggag GGACAAGAAACTGGCACTGGTACCTGCTATTTCCTTTTATCACAGTTCCTTTCCTTATTTGCACTTGTTTGTTGGTCAAAATTTGGAGGGCTCTTCATGAAAGAG gccCTTGA